From the Gammaproteobacteria bacterium genome, one window contains:
- a CDS encoding homoserine O-acetyltransferase: MPDSIPPDSVGLVTPQTARFEESLELESGRVLPHYELVYETYGELNAARDNAILICHALSGDHHAAGYHNMEDRKPGWWDSAIGPGKPFDTNRFFIVSPNNLGGCRGSTGPTSINPQTNKPYGADFPIVTVKDWVQVQARLADALGIRQWAAIIGGSLGGMQVMQWAIDLPERLRHAVVIAAAPRLSAQNIAFNEVARQAILSDPEFHGGHFYEHDTVPRRGLMLARMLGHITYLSDESMRAKFGRELREGRINFGFDVEFQVESYLRYQGRSFVDRFDANTYLLMTKALDYFDPAAEYGNDLAEAFRRALAKFLVISFTSDWRFAPSRSRQIVRALLDADRSVTYSEIEAHHGHDAFLMPIPKYMSVLYAYMEKVAGECS; the protein is encoded by the coding sequence ATGCCCGATTCCATCCCGCCTGACTCCGTCGGCCTCGTCACTCCGCAGACGGCGCGTTTCGAGGAATCTCTCGAACTGGAGAGCGGGCGCGTGCTGCCGCACTACGAACTGGTGTACGAAACCTACGGAGAGCTCAACGCCGCACGCGACAACGCCATCCTGATCTGCCATGCCTTGTCGGGCGATCACCATGCGGCCGGCTATCACAACATGGAAGACCGCAAGCCGGGCTGGTGGGATTCCGCCATCGGCCCGGGCAAGCCGTTCGACACCAACCGGTTCTTCATCGTCTCACCCAACAACCTGGGCGGCTGCCGCGGCTCCACCGGCCCCACCAGCATCAACCCGCAGACGAACAAACCCTACGGCGCCGACTTCCCCATCGTCACCGTCAAGGACTGGGTGCAGGTGCAGGCACGTCTGGCCGACGCGCTGGGTATCCGGCAATGGGCCGCCATCATCGGCGGTAGCCTTGGCGGCATGCAGGTCATGCAATGGGCCATCGATCTACCGGAACGCCTGCGGCACGCGGTCGTCATCGCCGCCGCGCCGCGCCTGTCGGCGCAAAACATCGCCTTCAACGAGGTGGCGCGCCAGGCGATTCTCTCCGATCCGGAATTCCACGGCGGACATTTCTACGAACATGACACCGTGCCGCGCCGCGGCCTGATGCTGGCCCGCATGCTGGGACACATCACCTACCTCTCGGACGAAAGCATGCGCGCCAAGTTCGGGCGCGAGCTGCGCGAAGGCAGGATCAACTTCGGGTTCGATGTCGAATTCCAGGTGGAAAGCTACCTGCGCTACCAGGGCCGCAGTTTCGTCGACCGCTTCGACGCCAACACCTATTTATTGATGACCAAGGCGCTGGACTATTTCGATCCGGCCGCCGAATACGGCAACGACCTGGCCGAGGCCTTCCGGCGCGCGCTGGCCAAATTCCTGGTGATCTCCTTCACCAGCGACTGGCGTTTCGCGCCCAGCCGTTCCCGCCAGATTGTGCGCGCCCTGCTGGATGCGGACCGCTCGGTCACCTACTCGGAGATCGAGGCGCATCATGGTCATGACGCCTTCCTGATGCCCATACCCAAATACATGAGCGTGTTGTACGCGTACATGGAAAAAGTCGCCGGGGAATGCAGCTGA
- a CDS encoding DUF167 family protein: MSGNFYQWQGADLILQVRAQPRSKREGFAEIVGEAVKVNLKAPPVEGKANEALVRFLAARFGVRRAQITLLSGEHARAKRLRIENPRSLPEELGLQRPATS; this comes from the coding sequence ATGAGCGGGAATTTCTATCAATGGCAGGGCGCGGACCTGATCCTCCAGGTCCGCGCCCAACCGCGCTCCAAACGCGAAGGCTTCGCCGAGATCGTGGGCGAGGCCGTCAAGGTCAACCTCAAGGCACCGCCGGTGGAGGGCAAGGCCAACGAGGCCCTGGTCCGTTTTCTGGCCGCCCGCTTCGGGGTACGCCGCGCCCAGATCACGCTGCTCAGCGGAGAACACGCCCGCGCCAAACGCCTGCGTATCGAAAATCCCCGCTCGCTGCCCGAAGAACTCGGCCTGCAACGCCCCGCGACGTCCTGA
- a CDS encoding YggT family protein produces MTGMGQDIGAFLVHTLFTIYIVIVMLRVLLALVRADFYNPMSQFIVRATNPVLVPFRRLIPSIGRIDTGAIVLLLLLKLIELALLLMLGGGNFGQSMSVLPLLLFMAVFELIRLLINVYIFALIIQAVLSWVSPGAYGNPMALLLYSLTEPLLRPIRNILPPMGMIDFSPMAAIILLYILQIVLNHAMQGIISGLAGG; encoded by the coding sequence ATGACCGGCATGGGACAGGACATCGGGGCCTTTCTGGTCCACACACTGTTCACGATCTATATCGTGATCGTCATGCTGCGGGTACTGCTCGCCCTGGTGCGCGCCGACTTCTACAACCCCATGTCGCAGTTCATCGTGCGCGCGACCAATCCGGTGCTGGTGCCGTTCCGCCGGCTGATCCCTTCCATCGGACGCATCGACACCGGCGCCATCGTCCTGCTGTTGCTGCTCAAGCTCATCGAACTGGCGCTGTTGCTGATGCTCGGCGGCGGCAACTTCGGGCAGTCCATGAGCGTCCTGCCGCTGCTGCTGTTCATGGCCGTGTTCGAACTCATCCGGCTGCTGATCAACGTCTACATCTTCGCGCTCATCATTCAAGCCGTGTTGAGCTGGGTCTCGCCCGGCGCCTACGGCAACCCGATGGCGCTGCTCCTGTACAGCCTCACCGAACCGCTGCTGCGGCCGATCCGCAACATCCTGCCGCCGATGGGCATGATCGACTTCTCGCCCATGGCGGCCATCATCCTGCTCTATATCCTGCAGATCGTGCTCAACCACGCCATGCAGGGAATCATCTCCGGCCTCGCAGGCGGATGA
- the proC gene encoding pyrroline-5-carboxylate reductase: protein MSKLCFIGAGNMARSLIGGLLADGWSPGDLCVADPDAAQRDQIRQQWPAIPTYEDNGEAVAAADVVLLAVKPQILQSVARALVPALKEKDKLVISIAAGITTPDLDRWLGDGQAIARAMPNTPALVRSGATGLFANTRLSPPQRDLAETILRAVGLIVWFEDEEQLDAVTALSGSGPAYFFLVMEALQAAGEELGLTSEQARLLTVETALGAARLALESEETPADLRARVTSKGGTTERAIGILEEGGLRELMARAVQAAAIRSRELAEQLGVDA, encoded by the coding sequence ATGTCCAAGCTCTGTTTCATCGGCGCCGGCAACATGGCGCGCAGCCTGATCGGCGGCCTGCTTGCCGACGGCTGGTCCCCCGGCGACCTCTGCGTGGCGGACCCCGATGCCGCCCAGCGCGACCAGATCCGCCAGCAATGGCCGGCCATCCCCACCTACGAAGACAACGGGGAGGCGGTCGCCGCTGCCGACGTCGTCCTGCTCGCCGTCAAGCCGCAGATCCTGCAAAGCGTGGCCCGCGCCCTGGTGCCGGCGCTTAAGGAAAAGGACAAGCTCGTCATTTCCATCGCCGCCGGGATCACCACCCCCGACCTCGACCGCTGGCTGGGCGACGGCCAGGCCATCGCCCGCGCGATGCCGAACACGCCAGCCCTGGTGCGCAGCGGCGCGACCGGCCTGTTCGCCAACACGAGGCTCTCCCCTCCACAACGCGACCTGGCCGAAACCATCCTGCGCGCCGTGGGGCTTATCGTCTGGTTCGAGGACGAAGAACAGCTCGACGCCGTTACCGCCCTGTCCGGCAGCGGACCCGCCTATTTCTTCCTGGTGATGGAGGCCCTGCAGGCGGCCGGCGAGGAGCTCGGCCTGACCAGCGAGCAGGCCCGCCTGCTGACCGTGGAGACCGCACTGGGCGCCGCACGCCTGGCGCTGGAAAGCGAGGAGACGCCCGCCGACCTGCGCGCCCGCGTCACCTCCAAGGGCGGCACCACCGAACGCGCCATCGGCATACTCGAGGAAGGCGGACTGCGCGAACTGATGGCGCGCGCCGTCCAGGCCGCGGCGATCAGATCCAGAGAACTTGCCGAACAACTGGGGGTGGACGCATGA
- a CDS encoding YggS family pyridoxal phosphate-dependent enzyme: MEAEIRAAEQHFGRSPGSVKLLAVSKTFPAEIVRAAIACGQRDFGENYVQEFETKAHALRDAAPCWHFIGPLQSNKTRMVSELADWVHSIDRLKIAQRLDDQRPAASPPLDVCLQVNVSGEASKSGVAPGELPALAEAVAALPRLRLRGLMAIPAPRTDFDAQRRQFARLRGLFEDLTGRGFDLDTLSMGMSGDWQAAVAEGATIIRIGTAVFGERAYRHSA, from the coding sequence CTGGAGGCCGAAATCCGCGCGGCGGAACAGCATTTCGGCCGCTCCCCGGGCAGCGTCAAACTGCTCGCGGTGAGCAAGACCTTTCCCGCCGAAATCGTCCGTGCAGCGATCGCCTGCGGACAACGGGACTTCGGCGAAAACTACGTCCAGGAATTCGAAACCAAGGCGCACGCCCTGCGCGACGCCGCCCCCTGCTGGCATTTCATCGGACCCCTGCAGTCCAACAAGACCCGCATGGTGAGCGAACTGGCCGACTGGGTGCACAGCATCGACCGCCTCAAGATCGCCCAGCGGCTCGACGACCAGCGACCGGCCGCAAGTCCGCCGCTCGATGTCTGCCTGCAGGTCAACGTCAGCGGCGAGGCCAGCAAATCCGGCGTCGCGCCCGGGGAACTGCCGGCCCTCGCCGAGGCGGTCGCCGCCCTGCCCCGGCTGCGACTGCGCGGCCTGATGGCCATCCCGGCCCCCCGCACGGACTTCGACGCCCAGCGCCGTCAGTTCGCGCGACTGCGCGGCCTGTTCGAGGATCTGACCGGGCGGGGCTTCGACCTCGACACCTTATCGATGGGCATGTCGGGAGACTGGCAGGCCGCCGTCGCCGAGGGCGCCACCATCATCCGCATCGGCACCGCCGTCTTCGGCGAACGCGCCTACCGGCACAGCGCCTGA
- a CDS encoding type IV pilus twitching motility protein PilT, whose protein sequence is MDIAQLLAFGVKNGASDLHLSAGLPPMIRVDGDIRRINVPPMEHKDVHDMVYDIMNDKQRKDFEEFFETDFSFEIPGLARFRVNAFNQNRGAGAVFRTIPTKILTLEDLGCPESFKDISEYPRGIVLVTGPTGSGKSTTLAAMINHKNETEYGHILTIEDPIEFVHESKKCLVNQREVHRDTLGFNEALRSALREDPDTVLVGEMRDLETIRLALTAAETGHLVFGTLHTSSAAKTIDRVVDVFPAAEKDMVRAMLSESLRAVISQTLLKKIGGGRVAAHEIMIGTPAIRNLIRENKIAQMYSAIQTGHNLGMQTLDQSLKDLVQRGVVGKEEARRKMANPDSV, encoded by the coding sequence ATGGATATCGCTCAGCTGCTTGCATTCGGTGTTAAGAACGGCGCTTCCGACCTTCACCTGTCGGCCGGCCTGCCGCCCATGATTCGTGTCGACGGCGACATTCGCCGGATCAATGTCCCGCCGATGGAGCACAAGGACGTTCATGACATGGTGTACGACATCATGAACGACAAGCAGCGCAAGGACTTCGAAGAATTCTTCGAGACCGACTTCTCGTTCGAGATCCCGGGCCTGGCGCGTTTTCGTGTCAACGCCTTCAACCAGAACCGCGGCGCGGGGGCGGTGTTCCGCACCATTCCCACCAAGATCCTCACCCTGGAGGACCTGGGCTGTCCGGAGAGCTTCAAGGACATCTCGGAATATCCGCGCGGCATCGTGCTGGTGACCGGGCCGACCGGTTCCGGTAAGTCGACCACCCTGGCCGCGATGATCAATCACAAGAACGAGACGGAATACGGTCACATCCTCACCATCGAGGACCCGATCGAATTCGTGCACGAAAGTAAAAAATGTCTGGTCAACCAGCGTGAAGTGCATCGCGACACACTCGGCTTCAACGAGGCGCTGCGTTCCGCGCTGCGTGAAGATCCCGACACCGTGCTGGTCGGTGAAATGCGCGACCTGGAGACCATTCGCCTGGCGCTGACCGCTGCGGAAACCGGGCACTTGGTGTTCGGCACCCTGCACACCAGTTCGGCGGCCAAGACCATCGACCGTGTGGTCGACGTCTTCCCGGCCGCGGAGAAGGACATGGTGCGCGCGATGCTGTCGGAGTCGCTGCGGGCGGTTATCTCGCAAACCCTGCTCAAGAAGATCGGCGGCGGACGCGTGGCGGCCCACGAGATCATGATCGGTACCCCCGCCATCCGTAACCTGATTCGAGAGAACAAGATCGCCCAGATGTACTCTGCCATTCAGACCGGCCACAACCTCGGCATGCAGACGCTGGATCAGAGCCTCAAGGACCTCGTGCAACGCGGCGTGGTCGGCAAGGAAGAGGCGCGGCGCAAGATGGCGAACCCCGACTCCGTGTAG
- a CDS encoding PilT/PilU family type 4a pilus ATPase, whose protein sequence is MERDKAIRFMHDLLKTMLSKNGSDLFITVGAPPSMKIDGRMTPITNQPLSPSHTQALVRSIMNDKQAGEYERTQECNFAISLPGVARFRVNAFVQRGTSGMVLRTINSDIPKFEELHLPRILEDIAMTKRGMVIFVGGTGSGKSTSLAAMVGYRNENSYGHIVTIEDPIEYVHAHRNCIVTQREVGVDTDSYDVALKNTLRQAPDVILMGEIRDRETMDYAVAFAETGHLCLSTLHANSTNQALDRIINFFPEERRPQLLMDLSLNLKAVVSQRLILKADGKGRIPAVEVMINTPLMSDLIFKGEVHEMKSLMAKSNEQGMITFDQSLFNLFETGYITYEEALRNADSVNDLRLRIKLESKAAKKQDLLDEVGGLEIEQNQEEGSTMMRR, encoded by the coding sequence ATGGAGCGCGATAAGGCCATACGGTTCATGCATGATCTGCTCAAGACCATGCTCAGCAAGAACGGCTCCGATCTGTTCATTACCGTGGGGGCGCCGCCTTCCATGAAAATCGACGGGCGTATGACGCCCATCACCAACCAGCCGCTTTCCCCCTCCCATACCCAGGCATTGGTGCGGTCGATCATGAACGACAAGCAGGCGGGGGAGTACGAACGCACCCAGGAATGCAACTTCGCCATCAGCCTGCCGGGTGTGGCCCGGTTCCGCGTCAATGCCTTCGTGCAGCGCGGCACCTCGGGCATGGTGTTGCGCACCATCAATTCCGATATCCCCAAGTTCGAAGAGCTGCATCTGCCCCGCATCCTCGAAGATATCGCCATGACTAAGCGTGGCATGGTCATCTTCGTCGGCGGTACCGGTTCGGGTAAGTCGACCTCGCTGGCGGCGATGGTCGGTTACCGTAACGAGAACAGTTACGGACACATCGTGACGATCGAGGATCCGATCGAATACGTCCATGCTCACCGCAACTGCATCGTGACCCAGCGCGAGGTCGGTGTGGACACCGATTCCTACGACGTGGCGCTCAAGAACACCCTGCGCCAGGCGCCGGACGTCATTCTGATGGGCGAGATTCGCGACCGCGAGACCATGGATTACGCCGTGGCATTCGCCGAGACCGGGCATTTGTGTCTGTCCACCCTGCATGCCAACAGCACCAACCAGGCGCTGGACCGCATCATCAACTTTTTCCCCGAGGAGCGCCGCCCGCAGCTGCTGATGGATCTCTCCCTGAATCTCAAGGCAGTCGTCTCGCAGCGCCTCATCCTCAAGGCCGACGGCAAGGGGCGTATCCCGGCGGTGGAGGTCATGATCAATACGCCGTTGATGTCGGACCTCATCTTCAAGGGCGAGGTGCACGAGATGAAATCGCTCATGGCCAAGTCCAACGAGCAGGGGATGATTACGTTCGACCAGTCGTTGTTCAACCTGTTCGAGACGGGCTACATTACCTACGAGGAGGCCTTGCGCAACGCCGACTCGGTCAACGACCTGCGCCTGCGCATCAAGCTCGAAAGCAAGGCGGCCAAGAAGCAGGACCTGCTCGACGAGGTGGGTGGACTGGAGATCGAGCAGAATCAGGAGGAAGGCAGTACGATGATGCGGCGCTGA
- a CDS encoding PilT/PilU family type 4a pilus ATPase, producing the protein MNIEPYLRLMAQKGASDLFFTTGAPISMKVQGVMKPVSRTPLEPGLTKRIAYAMLDEEKRHLFDIDKEMNLGVSLQGVGRYRVNVYQQRGEISIVIRYIKSQIPSLEELHLPPVLKDLVMSNTGLIMIVGATGSGKSTSMAAMIDYRSMNQAGHILTVEDPIEYVFSHKKSIVGQREVGIDTLNYANALREAMRQAPNLIMIGEVRDRHTMEAAIGFADTGHLAMSTLHAVNANQALDRIINMFPPEAKNQILMDLSMNLKGIVSQRLVVTKDGTRIPAVEVLINTPYITELIRKGEIGGIKEIMEKGGAVGMQTFDQSLFELYKTGQITLQEALNSADSRGDLEWKINFGGGLKALNKGADSLQFPSDVIDQPSGASADPEEAEDDDEDEDNDSGAVDDLKPLSETMRDDED; encoded by the coding sequence ATGAATATCGAACCCTATCTCCGGTTGATGGCGCAAAAGGGGGCCTCCGACCTGTTCTTCACCACGGGTGCGCCTATCAGCATGAAGGTGCAGGGCGTGATGAAACCGGTGAGCCGCACACCGCTTGAGCCGGGGCTGACCAAGCGCATCGCCTACGCCATGCTGGACGAGGAGAAGCGCCACCTGTTCGATATCGACAAGGAGATGAACCTGGGCGTGTCGCTCCAGGGCGTCGGCCGCTATCGCGTCAATGTCTATCAGCAGCGTGGTGAGATATCGATCGTCATCCGCTACATCAAGTCCCAGATTCCCTCGCTGGAAGAGCTGCACCTGCCGCCGGTGCTGAAGGATCTGGTGATGAGCAATACCGGTCTGATCATGATCGTCGGCGCCACCGGTTCCGGTAAGTCGACCTCCATGGCGGCCATGATTGATTACCGCAGCATGAATCAGGCGGGTCATATCCTCACGGTTGAGGACCCCATCGAATACGTGTTCTCGCACAAGAAGTCGATTGTGGGGCAGCGCGAGGTCGGCATCGACACCCTGAATTATGCCAACGCCCTGCGTGAGGCCATGCGTCAGGCGCCGAACCTGATCATGATCGGTGAGGTGCGCGACCGCCACACCATGGAGGCGGCGATCGGTTTCGCGGACACCGGTCATCTGGCCATGTCGACACTGCATGCCGTCAACGCCAACCAGGCGTTGGATCGCATCATCAACATGTTCCCTCCCGAGGCCAAGAATCAGATCCTCATGGATCTGTCGATGAACCTGAAGGGGATTGTTTCGCAACGTCTGGTCGTGACCAAAGATGGCACGCGCATCCCCGCGGTCGAGGTGTTGATTAACACGCCTTATATCACTGAGCTGATCCGCAAGGGGGAGATCGGCGGTATCAAGGAGATCATGGAAAAGGGCGGTGCGGTCGGCATGCAGACCTTCGACCAGTCCCTGTTCGAGCTTTACAAGACTGGCCAGATCACCCTGCAGGAGGCCCTCAACAGCGCCGATTCGCGTGGTGACCTGGAATGGAAGATCAACTTCGGCGGCGGGCTCAAGGCCCTTAATAAAGGGGCTGACAGTCTCCAGTTCCCGAGCGACGTCATTGATCAGCCCAGCGGCGCTTCAGCAGATCCCGAAGAAGCCGAGGACGACGACGAAGACGAGGATAATGATTCCGGGGCGGTCGATGACCTCAAGCCGCTGTCGGAGACGATGCGCGACGACGAGGACTGA
- the plsY gene encoding glycerol-3-phosphate 1-O-acyltransferase PlsY, whose amino-acid sequence MTATSLILPLAAYLIGSISTAIITCRLLGLRDPRTTGSGNPGATNVLRTGGKKAAIITLLGDMIKGLLPVLAGHWLHVTDQVLAATALAAFLGHLYPLYFGFKGGKGVATAIGVLLGISGWLGLAVVGCWLVAFAVSRISSLSALTASLAAPFLAYWLLGSPWLVGAVALMAVLIYWRHRSNIRNLIKGEEPRSNTRA is encoded by the coding sequence ATGACAGCAACCAGCCTGATTTTGCCGCTCGCCGCCTACCTGATCGGTTCGATCTCCACGGCGATCATCACCTGCCGCCTGCTCGGCCTGCGCGATCCGCGCACCACAGGATCGGGCAACCCCGGAGCGACCAACGTGCTGCGCACCGGCGGAAAAAAGGCCGCTATCATCACGTTACTGGGGGATATGATCAAGGGCCTGCTCCCGGTGCTGGCCGGCCACTGGCTGCATGTGACGGATCAGGTGCTCGCCGCCACGGCGCTGGCCGCATTTCTCGGCCACCTCTACCCCCTGTATTTCGGCTTCAAGGGCGGCAAGGGGGTCGCTACGGCGATCGGTGTCCTGCTGGGCATCAGTGGCTGGCTGGGGCTGGCGGTGGTGGGATGCTGGCTGGTGGCGTTCGCCGTTTCGCGTATCTCGTCGCTTTCCGCGCTGACCGCGTCGCTGGCCGCCCCCTTCCTCGCCTATTGGCTGCTGGGCTCACCCTGGCTGGTCGGCGCGGTGGCGCTGATGGCCGTCCTGATCTACTGGCGACATCGCAGCAACATCCGCAACCTGATCAAAGGGGAAGAGCCACGCTCCAACACGCGCGCCTGA
- the bioH gene encoding pimeloyl-ACP methyl ester esterase BioH, with product MKTKQEQTGRPRLVLLHGWGMNARVWDAVLPGLSSFADVSAPDLPGHGGNPVALKDLPGVLDYLRDEMDAGPAVWVGWSLGGLLAQAFAARYPGRVRHLVLVAAQPRFVQARDWPQAMDSQVLNAFAGDLAGDFRKTLKRFLALQFHGVEGAQTTVRSLTHQLFELPPQPEALSVGLTMLRDLDLRERLRSLACPVDLILGEYDRLVPVDCAGPVTALAPGRIRAHVVARAGHAPFLTHPDLFSAWLRCIVEASD from the coding sequence GTGAAAACTAAACAGGAACAAACCGGCCGGCCACGTTTGGTGTTGCTGCACGGCTGGGGCATGAACGCCCGGGTCTGGGATGCGGTGCTGCCCGGCTTGTCGTCCTTTGCCGATGTGTCGGCGCCGGATCTGCCCGGACACGGCGGGAACCCCGTCGCGCTGAAAGACCTGCCCGGGGTGCTGGATTATCTCCGTGACGAGATGGACGCCGGCCCGGCCGTCTGGGTCGGCTGGTCGCTGGGCGGGCTGTTGGCTCAGGCCTTCGCGGCCCGTTATCCCGGGCGGGTCCGTCATCTGGTGCTGGTCGCGGCGCAGCCGCGTTTCGTGCAGGCCCGTGACTGGCCGCAGGCCATGGATTCGCAGGTGCTGAATGCCTTTGCCGGCGATCTGGCCGGTGATTTTCGCAAAACGCTCAAGCGCTTTCTTGCGCTGCAGTTTCACGGTGTCGAGGGTGCTCAGACCACGGTGCGGTCCCTGACGCATCAATTGTTCGAGCTTCCCCCTCAACCTGAGGCGCTTTCCGTGGGGTTGACCATGCTGCGTGATCTCGATTTGCGTGAGCGGCTGCGGTCGCTCGCCTGTCCGGTGGACCTCATCCTGGGCGAGTATGACCGGCTGGTGCCCGTGGATTGCGCCGGGCCCGTGACCGCGCTGGCCCCGGGGCGGATCCGTGCCCATGTGGTGGCGCGGGCAGGGCATGCCCCGTTCCTGACGCATCCGGATCTGTTCAGCGCCTGGTTGCGTTGCATCGTGGAGGCGTCGGACTGA
- the bioC gene encoding malonyl-ACP O-methyltransferase BioC, whose translation MSGFDIDIGRLREAFDQAASSYDDHAVLQHEVGDRMLERLDYVRLNPQLILDVGCGTGRGSEALLKRYAGSRVVGLDLSPGMLGHARRRGRWRRRPAVVCGDVRQLPVGAERVDLIYSNLTLQWCCADLDRVLAEFRRVLRRRGLLMFTSFGPDTLKELRASWGRVDGRPHVNDFLDMHDIGDALLRSGFADPVMDMEMLTVTYADPLDLMRDLKRIGAVNVNAGRQRGLMGREHLRAVCEAYEAFRLPDGRYPATYEVIYGQAWVPDAPPPMQMSPGVIPIIQK comes from the coding sequence ATGAGCGGTTTCGACATCGACATCGGTCGCCTGCGCGAGGCATTCGATCAGGCCGCGTCCAGTTACGATGACCATGCGGTGCTGCAGCACGAGGTCGGCGACCGCATGCTGGAACGGCTGGATTATGTGCGCCTGAATCCGCAGCTGATTCTGGATGTGGGTTGCGGGACAGGGCGGGGCAGCGAGGCCCTGCTGAAACGCTATGCCGGCAGTCGTGTGGTCGGTCTGGATCTCTCGCCCGGCATGCTGGGGCACGCGCGGCGTCGCGGCCGCTGGCGGCGCCGACCGGCTGTGGTCTGCGGCGATGTAAGGCAGCTGCCGGTCGGGGCGGAACGGGTCGATCTGATTTATTCGAATCTCACCCTGCAATGGTGTTGCGCCGACCTCGACCGGGTCCTGGCCGAGTTCAGGCGCGTGCTGCGCCGCCGGGGCTTGTTGATGTTCACCTCCTTCGGGCCCGATACGCTCAAGGAGCTGCGCGCCAGCTGGGGGCGGGTGGACGGCAGGCCGCACGTCAACGATTTTCTCGACATGCACGACATCGGGGATGCGCTGCTGCGCAGCGGATTCGCCGATCCGGTCATGGATATGGAAATGTTGACCGTCACCTACGCGGATCCACTGGACCTGATGCGTGACCTGAAGCGTATCGGGGCGGTAAACGTCAATGCCGGACGGCAGCGAGGCCTCATGGGGCGGGAGCATCTGCGCGCCGTATGCGAGGCCTACGAGGCCTTTCGTCTGCCTGACGGTCGCTACCCGGCCACCTATGAGGTGATTTACGGACAGGCCTGGGTACCCGATGCGCCGCCGCCGATGCAGATGTCCCCCGGCGTGATTCCGATTATTCAAAAATAA
- a CDS encoding DUF2244 domain-containing protein translates to MTETEMSRPIDRTLFVVEPNHSLSGVGICRFYMGMCGVSVLVSGALAGLGFWPVIPFAGLNMMGLGLALYFCHRRAEHKEVIRVDGDVIRVEAGHGCIEHRCCFERAWTRVVLLAPELRGYPTRLLLRSRGWEVEVGSCLNDDERKKLAGRLETIFSHTTAAI, encoded by the coding sequence ATGACTGAAACGGAGATGTCTCGACCAATCGATCGCACCCTGTTTGTGGTGGAACCGAACCATTCGCTTTCCGGCGTAGGGATATGTCGGTTCTACATGGGCATGTGCGGGGTGTCCGTGTTGGTATCGGGTGCGCTTGCCGGTCTGGGCTTCTGGCCTGTTATCCCCTTCGCAGGCCTGAACATGATGGGGCTCGGGCTCGCACTTTATTTCTGCCATCGGCGCGCAGAGCACAAAGAGGTTATCCGCGTTGATGGTGACGTGATCCGGGTGGAGGCCGGTCACGGCTGCATAGAACACCGATGCTGCTTTGAGAGGGCGTGGACCCGGGTCGTTTTGCTGGCGCCCGAGCTGCGCGGCTACCCGACCCGCCTGCTACTGAGATCCAGGGGGTGGGAGGTGGAGGTCGGTTCCTGCCTGAATGACGACGAGCGCAAAAAGCTCGCGGGTCGTCTCGAAACGATTTTTTCCCATACCACCGCGGCAATTTAG